A single region of the Pseudomonas sp. GGS8 genome encodes:
- the bcsZ gene encoding cellulose synthase complex periplasmic endoglucanase BcsZ translates to MLTSLTAFASACDQTAWPLWTQYSQQFIQADGRVLNSSLKAQHSTSEGQSYAMFFALVANDQPLFDKLWRWTISNMASGQIDKHLPGWLWGQGDDHKWAIQDANSATDADLWFAYVLLEAARLWHRPDYQSDAEHLLANIASHQTVTLPGFGRMLLPGPEGFIMSDHLWRLNPSYLPIPVLRRLTKEAPAGPWKEITENTARLLHEVSHNGFIADWVGYRGTAAKKGLFVTDPVAGPLGSYDAIRVYLWAGMTAKTDPLAAPILASLNGMAMATASTGVPPEKVQVSNGSTQGVGPFGFSAALIPYFQAKGQPWLAELQQHRVEQSLEQAQDPLNKQTAQLRYYDYMLSLFALGWTENRYQFLDDGTLQLPWENACSPASTH, encoded by the coding sequence ATGCTGACCTCTTTAACAGCGTTCGCGAGCGCCTGCGATCAAACCGCATGGCCGCTCTGGACGCAATATTCCCAGCAGTTCATTCAGGCCGATGGCCGGGTCTTGAACTCCAGCCTGAAAGCGCAGCACAGCACTTCGGAAGGACAGTCCTATGCAATGTTCTTCGCCCTGGTCGCCAACGACCAGCCCCTGTTCGACAAGTTATGGCGATGGACGATATCCAACATGGCCTCGGGACAGATTGACAAGCACCTTCCCGGCTGGCTTTGGGGACAAGGCGACGATCACAAATGGGCTATACAGGATGCAAACTCGGCAACCGATGCCGATCTCTGGTTCGCCTACGTGCTGCTTGAGGCCGCCCGACTGTGGCATCGCCCCGACTACCAGAGTGATGCCGAACACTTGCTCGCCAATATCGCATCGCACCAGACCGTGACACTCCCGGGGTTTGGAAGAATGCTGCTGCCCGGACCCGAGGGGTTCATTATGAGTGATCATCTCTGGCGGCTGAACCCAAGCTATTTGCCCATCCCTGTCCTCCGACGCCTGACAAAGGAGGCACCTGCCGGCCCGTGGAAGGAAATCACCGAGAATACCGCCCGGTTATTGCACGAGGTCAGCCACAACGGTTTTATCGCTGATTGGGTCGGCTACCGTGGCACCGCGGCCAAAAAGGGACTGTTTGTAACCGATCCTGTCGCAGGACCGCTCGGTAGCTACGACGCCATACGTGTCTACTTATGGGCCGGCATGACCGCCAAAACCGACCCACTGGCCGCCCCCATTCTGGCCAGCCTCAACGGTATGGCGATGGCGACCGCCTCAACCGGTGTCCCTCCTGAAAAGGTTCAAGTGAGCAACGGCAGTACGCAAGGTGTCGGCCCGTTCGGTTTTTCTGCCGCACTCATCCCCTACTTTCAAGCCAAGGGCCAGCCATGGCTGGCTGAACTGCAACAACACAGGGTCGAGCAGTCCCTGGAACAAGCCCAGGACCCGCTCAATAAGCAGACAGCGCAGCTGCGTTACTACGACTACATGCTCAGCCTGTTCGCCCTGGGATGGACGGAAAACCGCTATCAATTCCTCGACGACGGCACACTACAGCTGCCTTGGGAGAATGCATGCTCGCCCGCCTCAACACACTAG